A stretch of Blattabacterium cuenoti DNA encodes these proteins:
- a CDS encoding glycogen/starch synthase codes for MTGKRILYVSSDLFPFSSENHISLSVLKVTKFMQSIGNDVRIFMPRFGVINERRHQLHEVIRLSGINLVINNVEHSLWIKVASIPDARLQVYFIDNEEYFKRKAIDNDEHGVFFKDNDERALFFTKGVLETIKKLNWKPDIIHIYGWISFFIPLYIKNLYKNDPLYQNVKIVVSIYNKPFLNYLDKDVIKKVKLDGIKSRKLKLLENPDYFNLVKLCIYFSDAIIKGDLSFPKEIEDYININKLLVLEYYPVEKIETVYQQFYKETVLE; via the coding sequence ATGACAGGTAAACGTATATTATATGTTTCTTCAGATTTATTTCCTTTTTCTTCAGAGAACCACATCTCTTTATCAGTTTTGAAAGTTACTAAGTTTATGCAATCAATAGGGAATGATGTACGTATATTTATGCCTCGTTTTGGTGTGATAAATGAAAGAAGACATCAATTACATGAAGTTATTCGTTTGTCAGGTATAAATTTAGTTATTAATAATGTTGAACATTCTTTATGGATAAAAGTAGCATCCATACCTGATGCTAGACTACAAGTTTATTTTATAGATAATGAGGAATATTTTAAAAGAAAGGCTATAGATAATGATGAACATGGTGTCTTTTTTAAAGATAATGATGAAAGAGCTTTATTTTTTACAAAGGGAGTTTTAGAAACTATAAAAAAATTAAATTGGAAACCTGATATTATCCATATATATGGATGGATTAGTTTTTTCATTCCTTTGTATATTAAAAATTTATATAAAAATGATCCTTTATATCAAAATGTAAAAATAGTAGTATCTATTTATAATAAACCTTTTTTAAATTATCTAGATAAAGATGTTATTAAAAAAGTAAAACTAGATGGTATTAAATCTAGAAAACTTAAATTATTAGAAAATCCGGATTATTTTAATTTAGTAAAATTATGTATATATTTTTCGGATGCTATAATAAAAGGAGATTTATCTTTTCCAAAAGAAATAGAAGATTATATAAACATTAATAAGTTGTTAGTATTAGAATATTATCCTGTAGAAAAGATAGAAACTGTTTATCAACAATTTTATAAAGAAACTGTTTTAGAATAG
- the glmS gene encoding glutamine--fructose-6-phosphate transaminase (isomerizing): MCGIIGYLGDREAYPIIINGLKKLEYRGYDSSGIAIFYENGYSLCKTKGRVYELEKKIYSCKIKVKGTSGIGHTRWATHGIPDDLNAHPHVSNSNELIMIHNGIIENYYSIKVILLKNGFTFKSETDTEVLVNLIEYVKKENKFSLEEAVRISLNEIVGAYSIAIVDKYNPETIIIAKLGSPLALGINKKEFFIASDPIPFIDYTDNVIYLKDGEMAILKKGEELDLRKILDNHKLNPIIKKLQINLKKIEKGKYKYFMLKEIYEQPKTILDTLRGRLLIPKGIICIDGIESHKDIFINAKSITIVACGTSWHASLIAEYLLEKLARIPVEVEYASEFRYRNPIVKEKDVIIVVSQSGETADTLAALKLAKNKGAFVFGICNVVGSSISRNVDAGAYTHAGPEIGVASTKAFTAQIIIFVLLALKIGKYRLSINDNQYQSLCKELGSVSEKVDHVLKVNQYIKEISKVYYHVNNFLYLGRGINFPVALEGALKLKEISYIHAEGYPAAEMKHGPIALIDKNIPVVIIATKKVCYEKIIGNIQEIKARKGKIIAIVNEGDIQVSMMVDHVIKVPETSEELSPLVTIIPLQLLAYEIAYIRGKNVDQPRNLAKSVTVE, from the coding sequence ATGTGTGGTATAATTGGTTATTTAGGTGACAGAGAAGCTTATCCTATTATTATTAATGGATTAAAAAAATTAGAATATAGAGGATATGATAGTTCTGGAATTGCTATATTTTATGAAAATGGATATAGTTTATGTAAAACTAAAGGAAGGGTTTATGAATTAGAGAAAAAAATATATTCTTGTAAGATAAAAGTAAAAGGAACTTCTGGAATAGGTCATACAAGATGGGCTACTCATGGTATTCCTGATGATTTGAATGCTCATCCTCATGTTTCTAATTCTAATGAATTAATTATGATTCATAATGGAATTATAGAAAATTATTATTCCATTAAAGTTATTTTATTAAAAAATGGATTCACTTTTAAAAGCGAAACAGATACAGAAGTCCTTGTAAATCTTATTGAATATGTTAAAAAAGAAAATAAATTTTCTTTAGAAGAGGCGGTAAGAATTTCTTTAAATGAAATAGTAGGAGCTTATTCAATCGCTATAGTAGATAAATATAATCCAGAAACAATAATCATAGCAAAATTAGGAAGTCCTCTTGCTTTAGGAATTAATAAAAAAGAATTTTTTATTGCGTCTGATCCTATTCCTTTTATAGATTATACAGATAACGTGATTTATTTAAAAGATGGAGAGATGGCAATTCTTAAAAAAGGAGAAGAATTAGACCTTAGAAAGATTCTAGATAATCATAAACTCAATCCAATTATTAAAAAACTACAAATAAATTTAAAAAAAATTGAAAAAGGAAAATATAAATATTTTATGTTGAAAGAAATATATGAACAACCAAAAACAATTTTAGATACTTTACGTGGTAGATTATTAATTCCAAAAGGAATCATTTGTATTGATGGAATTGAGTCTCATAAAGATATTTTTATTAATGCTAAATCTATAACTATAGTAGCATGTGGGACATCATGGCATGCTAGTTTAATCGCAGAATATTTATTGGAAAAATTAGCTCGTATTCCAGTAGAAGTGGAGTATGCTTCTGAATTTAGATATAGAAATCCTATTGTAAAAGAAAAAGACGTGATTATTGTAGTTTCTCAATCTGGAGAAACAGCGGATACTTTAGCTGCTTTAAAATTAGCAAAAAATAAAGGAGCTTTTGTTTTTGGAATTTGTAATGTAGTAGGTTCATCTATTTCACGAAATGTAGATGCTGGTGCTTATACACATGCAGGTCCTGAGATAGGGGTTGCTTCTACAAAAGCATTTACTGCACAAATTATAATTTTTGTTTTATTGGCTTTGAAAATAGGAAAATATAGATTATCTATAAATGATAATCAATATCAATCTTTATGTAAAGAACTTGGATCTGTTTCAGAAAAAGTAGATCATGTTTTAAAAGTAAATCAATATATAAAAGAAATATCTAAAGTATATTATCATGTTAATAATTTTCTTTATTTAGGAAGAGGGATTAATTTTCCAGTAGCTTTAGAAGGAGCTTTAAAATTAAAAGAGATATCCTATATTCATGCAGAAGGTTATCCAGCTGCAGAAATGAAACATGGACCTATAGCATTAATAGATAAAAATATTCCAGTAGTTATTATTGCAACAAAAAAAGTATGCTATGAAAAAATAATAGGAAATATTCAAGAAATTAAAGCTAGAAAAGGTAAAATTATAGCTATAGTTAATGAAGGAGATATTCAAGTAAGTATGATGGTTGATCATGTTATAAAAGTTCCAGAAACATCTGAAGAGCTTAGTCCATTAGTCACTATTATCCCTCTTCAATTATTAGCTTATGAAATAGCTTATATACGAGGGAAAAACGTTGATCAACCGAGAAATTTAGCTAAATCAGTAACAGTGGAGTAA
- a CDS encoding PSP1 domain-containing protein, translating into MKKSCSGCFKCLKNKNTLEKKEIQKKTCYSSDNPLLDWLSNIKSPFEYYKYDIIEIRFKNNRKEFFINKKRLILNQGDMVTVETKYGIGYDVGVVNLTGELVKLQIRKNKNTNLNEYKTIYQKSTDKEINIWKYFKKKEFSTLLKAKKIVKKLNLSMKISDVEYQGDGEKAIFYYTADNRIDFRNLIKKLAICFHTRIEMRQIGYRQESAKIGGLGSCGRELCCSTWIKNFKSVTTNSARYQQLSINIQKLTGQCSKLKCCLNYELDIYLSYMKDFPDFNSKIHTEKGIAKCMKIDVFKRKMWFSYIKKPNIWFKLEVKKVKEILEKNKKNQIAPPLEKLSTVNSIHKTELTFKNLSI; encoded by the coding sequence ATGAAAAAATCATGTTCTGGTTGTTTTAAATGTTTAAAAAATAAAAACACTCTTGAAAAAAAAGAAATCCAAAAAAAAACATGTTATAGTAGTGATAATCCATTATTAGATTGGTTATCTAATATAAAATCTCCTTTTGAATATTACAAATATGATATTATTGAGATTAGATTTAAAAATAATAGAAAAGAATTTTTTATTAATAAAAAAAGATTGATCCTTAATCAAGGAGATATGGTTACTGTAGAAACTAAATATGGAATAGGATATGATGTAGGAGTTGTTAATTTAACTGGAGAACTAGTGAAATTACAAATAAGAAAAAATAAGAATACTAATTTAAATGAATATAAAACAATATACCAAAAATCAACCGATAAAGAAATTAATATTTGGAAATATTTTAAGAAAAAAGAATTTTCAACTTTATTAAAAGCTAAAAAAATTGTAAAAAAATTAAATCTTTCTATGAAAATTAGTGATGTAGAATATCAGGGTGATGGAGAAAAAGCGATTTTTTATTATACAGCTGATAATAGAATTGATTTTAGAAACTTAATTAAAAAATTAGCTATATGTTTTCACACACGTATAGAAATGCGTCAGATAGGATATAGACAGGAATCGGCAAAAATTGGAGGGTTAGGATCTTGTGGGAGAGAACTTTGTTGTTCTACTTGGATTAAAAATTTTAAAAGTGTTACTACTAATTCAGCAAGATATCAGCAACTTTCCATAAATATCCAGAAACTAACAGGTCAATGTAGTAAGTTAAAATGTTGTTTGAATTATGAATTAGACATTTATTTATCTTACATGAAAGATTTTCCAGATTTTAATAGTAAAATTCATACAGAAAAAGGAATTGCTAAATGCATGAAAATTGATGTTTTTAAACGAAAAATGTGGTTTTCTTATATTAAAAAACCAAATATTTGGTTTAAACTAGAAGTAAAAAAAGTTAAAGAAATTTTAGAAAAAAATAAAAAAAATCAAATAGCACCACCTTTAGAAAAATTATCTACAGTTAATTCTATTCATAAAACAGAATTAACATTTAAAAATTTATCTATATAA
- a CDS encoding superoxide dismutase has protein sequence MLFKLPKLSYSYEDFEPFIDKKTMDIHYNKHHATYTNNLNKAISSSCIDMKSLSIEEILRRAHMETPTIRNNSGGFYNHNIFWDILIPHSKYVQPSPYLNEIFKKYFKSFDSFKDKFSTIAANCFGSGWTWLCVKEKILQICSTKNQDNPLMYNTGCDGVPILGLDIWEHAYYLQYQNRRLDYISSFWNIVDWKKVEKNYQKAVK, from the coding sequence ATGCTATTTAAACTTCCAAAATTATCTTATTCATATGAAGATTTTGAACCTTTTATAGATAAAAAAACTATGGATATTCATTATAATAAACATCATGCTACTTATACAAACAATTTAAATAAAGCTATATCATCTTCTTGCATAGATATGAAAAGTTTGTCCATAGAAGAAATTCTTAGAAGAGCACATATGGAAACTCCTACAATACGAAATAATAGTGGAGGTTTTTACAACCATAATATTTTTTGGGATATATTAATTCCTCATTCAAAATATGTTCAACCAAGTCCATATTTAAATGAAATTTTTAAGAAATATTTTAAATCTTTTGACTCTTTTAAAGATAAATTTTCTACTATTGCAGCTAATTGTTTTGGATCTGGTTGGACTTGGTTATGTGTAAAAGAAAAAATATTACAAATTTGTTCAACAAAAAATCAAGATAATCCTTTAATGTATAATACTGGTTGTGACGGGGTTCCTATACTTGGATTAGATATTTGGGAACATGCTTATTATTTACAATATCAAAATAGACGTTTAGATTATATATCTTCTTTTTGGAATATTGTTGACTGGAAGAAAGTAGAAAAAAATTATCAAAAAGCTGTGAAATAA
- the rnr gene encoding ribonuclease R yields MKSEKKIKNKHCINFAIGFINVTNHGYAFVSIEGVKKDIFIPKNKINQSLEGDLVKIRFKKNRTGIKMEGEVLKVIKRKNKKYIGILKIHSDSEYGLVIVSNIHVNILIPINDKKLKKYHHNNKVLVQIISWPRNLKNPVGKIIKIFGKYGDYETEVYSLLEENRISYKFSKKVEDETKKIFSKKNSDKTIRRDMRYIKTFTIDPINAKDFDDALSIRKLNSDIWEIGVHISDVSHYIEEDSLLDKEAYLRSTSIYLVGKVIPMLPELLSNDICSLQPKKDRLSFSYIFDIDKKGKILRSWFGKTIIRSNKKFTYDEVQKIIDEKKGDFYEDIYTLFLFSKILTKKRLNNGAIYLEKSEVKFHLDKENNPISLYLEKNNDAHHLIEEFMLLTNQKISEFVSLNLNGEPSNKLYIYRIHDEPDPKKIFLLKKIIEPLGYFLDLKNLKNSINHLLRRIKGKPEQNMIENLILRSMSKAKYSTKNIGHYGLSFIYYTHFTSPIRRYSDIIAHRLLHYYLMVKKNNVKSKKLKDIEFYEEQTQYCSNKERLAIDIEREFLKYIQVKYIKKFLGKEFYGIITGLTDWSVYVDLLLFQIEGMVRLRDIKEDCYVLNSDSYTIIGKKKKKIYHLGDKIKVKLLDINLEKKQIILDWIDNIT; encoded by the coding sequence ATGAAATCAGAAAAAAAAATAAAAAATAAACATTGTATTAATTTTGCCATAGGTTTTATTAATGTAACTAATCACGGATATGCCTTTGTAAGTATAGAGGGAGTTAAAAAAGATATTTTTATCCCAAAAAATAAAATAAATCAATCTTTAGAAGGCGATTTAGTAAAAATTAGGTTCAAAAAAAATAGAACAGGAATAAAAATGGAGGGAGAAGTATTAAAAGTAATTAAAAGAAAAAATAAAAAATATATTGGAATATTAAAAATTCATTCCGATTCTGAATATGGATTAGTAATAGTTTCTAATATTCACGTAAATATTCTTATTCCAATAAATGATAAAAAATTAAAAAAATATCATCATAATAATAAAGTATTAGTTCAAATCATATCATGGCCTAGAAATTTAAAAAATCCTGTAGGAAAAATAATTAAAATATTCGGAAAATATGGAGATTATGAAACTGAAGTTTATTCATTATTAGAAGAAAATAGAATTTCTTACAAATTTTCTAAAAAAGTAGAAGATGAAACTAAAAAGATTTTTTCTAAAAAAAATTCAGATAAAACTATAAGAAGAGACATGAGATACATAAAAACTTTTACTATAGATCCTATAAATGCTAAAGATTTTGATGATGCTCTATCAATTAGAAAATTAAATTCTGATATTTGGGAAATAGGAGTACATATATCCGATGTATCTCACTATATAGAAGAAGATAGTTTATTAGATAAAGAAGCATATTTACGTTCTACGTCTATTTATCTTGTAGGAAAAGTAATTCCTATGCTTCCGGAATTATTATCCAATGATATTTGTTCTTTACAACCAAAAAAAGATAGGTTAAGTTTTTCTTATATTTTTGATATAGATAAAAAAGGAAAAATATTGAGAAGTTGGTTTGGAAAAACAATTATACGATCTAATAAAAAATTTACATATGATGAAGTTCAAAAAATTATAGATGAAAAAAAAGGGGATTTTTATGAAGATATTTACACTTTATTTTTATTTTCTAAAATATTAACTAAAAAGAGATTAAATAATGGAGCAATTTATTTAGAAAAAAGTGAAGTTAAGTTTCATTTAGATAAAGAAAATAATCCAATATCTTTATATTTAGAAAAAAATAATGATGCTCATCACTTGATAGAAGAATTTATGTTACTGACTAATCAAAAAATTTCAGAATTTGTTAGCTTAAATTTAAATGGAGAACCTTCTAACAAATTATATATTTATAGAATTCATGATGAACCAGATCCTAAAAAAATATTTTTATTGAAAAAAATTATAGAGCCCTTAGGATATTTTTTAGATTTAAAAAATTTAAAAAATTCTATCAATCATTTACTAAGAAGAATTAAAGGAAAACCTGAACAAAACATGATAGAAAACTTAATTCTTCGTTCTATGAGCAAAGCTAAATATTCCACAAAAAATATAGGTCATTATGGCTTGTCTTTTATTTATTATACTCATTTTACTTCTCCTATAAGGAGATATTCAGATATCATAGCTCATCGTTTATTACACTATTATTTAATGGTGAAAAAAAATAATGTAAAAAGTAAAAAACTAAAAGATATAGAATTTTATGAAGAACAAACTCAATATTGTAGTAATAAAGAACGTTTAGCTATAGATATAGAGAGAGAATTTTTAAAATATATACAAGTAAAATACATAAAAAAATTTTTAGGAAAAGAATTTTACGGAATAATTACAGGGTTAACTGATTGGAGTGTTTATGTTGATTTATTATTGTTTCAAATAGAAGGAATGGTTCGATTACGTGATATTAAAGAAGATTGTTATGTTTTAAATTCAGATAGTTATACTATAATCGGTAAAAAAAAAAAGAAAATTTATCATTTAGGAGATAAAATAAAGGTAAAACTTTTAGATATTAATTTAGAAAAAAAACAAATTATTCTTGATTGGATTGATAATATTACTTGA
- the folB gene encoding dihydroneopterin aldolase yields MGKIILENIKLFGFHGCMPEEKLLGSYYTINLEVELDFYEASIHDDLSKTVDYVHLYRIVKEEMNIHSKLIEHLAQRIIQRIKKYKKILIRHAKIKICKNNPPLQGSVIDSVCVVLND; encoded by the coding sequence ATGGGAAAAATTATCCTAGAAAATATAAAATTATTTGGATTTCATGGATGTATGCCAGAAGAAAAACTTTTAGGATCTTATTATACAATTAATCTTGAAGTAGAATTAGATTTTTATGAAGCATCCATTCATGATGATTTGTCTAAAACTGTAGATTATGTACATTTATATCGTATTGTAAAAGAAGAAATGAATATTCATTCTAAATTGATAGAACATTTAGCTCAAAGAATAATTCAAAGAATTAAGAAATATAAAAAAATTTTAATTAGACATGCAAAAATAAAAATATGTAAGAATAATCCACCATTACAAGGTTCTGTAATAGATAGTGTATGTGTTGTTTTAAATGATTAA